One Serpentinicella alkaliphila DNA segment encodes these proteins:
- a CDS encoding ABC transporter permease, which produces MRAVEELFGPHSRVMSVLFSSIGLSLVVAVLAAVVGTMTARALVFYDFMGKKFLSFGSVLPIIVPGTVFAMGIHVVFIRMGIADSIIGVILVHIIYALPYTINIMIDITSSLGDSLEVQAHVLGVAPRQAFSHVTFPLLLPGFMASISIGYIISFSQYFLTLMIGGGSVKTFAVMMVPFIQSGDRTISSAYALLFVLSTLAVFVVIEACIKKFAFWHHKKE; this is translated from the coding sequence ATTCTAGAGTGATGTCCGTACTGTTTTCAAGTATTGGACTTTCATTAGTTGTTGCAGTACTTGCGGCAGTAGTTGGTACAATGACTGCACGAGCGCTGGTATTTTATGACTTTATGGGTAAGAAATTTCTTTCTTTTGGTAGTGTTTTACCAATTATTGTGCCTGGAACGGTATTCGCCATGGGCATACACGTGGTATTCATTCGAATGGGAATTGCAGATAGTATAATTGGCGTTATCTTGGTACATATAATCTATGCATTGCCATATACAATTAATATTATGATTGACATCACCAGTTCTTTAGGAGATAGTCTAGAAGTTCAGGCCCATGTATTGGGTGTTGCACCAAGACAAGCTTTTTCTCATGTGACATTCCCCCTGCTTTTACCGGGGTTTATGGCCTCTATCAGTATCGGTTACATTATCTCATTCAGTCAGTATTTTTTAACGCTGATGATTGGAGGTGGCAGTGTCAAAACCTTCGCTGTCATGATGGTACCCTTTATCCAGAGTGGTGACCGCACAATCTCTTCTGCATATGCTTTACTATTTGTACTGTCTACTTTGGCAGTTTTCGTGGTGATAGAAGCCTGTATTAAGAAATTTGCCTTCTGGCATCATAAAAAGGAGTAA
- a CDS encoding ABC transporter ATP-binding protein, with amino-acid sequence MELSLQNISVSLSGKEILKSISLTVEEGIFVSLLGASGCGKSTLLKTIAGIIPQTRGSVILDGKSADKLPCHKRGTVIVFQDFRLFPHMTVVENISFPLKMRGVSKEEYLKIASELLEKVQLTGFENRRSYEMSGGQIQRVALARALAAKPNVLLLDEPFSSLDVNLRKEMRSLVLKLQKEFKITTVLVTHDRHEALTMSDKVALMMDGKILQYDTPEKIFESPVSRQVADYFGDVIYIDGIVKDHIFQSEIISFSVDKPDGLYEVMFRPSAVQIMSNGNKNFRICDLSYQGENYSARLEHNETKIKLNTTIPFPSPYQIGDVVTVLFDTNRSVLFPV; translated from the coding sequence TTGGAACTTTCTTTGCAAAATATTTCTGTGTCTCTTTCCGGGAAGGAAATTTTAAAATCTATTAGCCTCACAGTGGAAGAAGGTATCTTTGTTTCTCTTTTAGGAGCATCAGGTTGTGGTAAAAGCACCCTCTTAAAAACAATTGCTGGGATCATACCACAAACGAGGGGATCTGTTATACTGGATGGAAAATCTGCAGATAAATTGCCGTGTCACAAGAGAGGCACCGTTATTGTATTTCAAGATTTCCGTCTATTCCCGCATATGACGGTAGTGGAAAATATAAGCTTCCCATTAAAAATGCGTGGGGTATCCAAAGAAGAATATCTGAAGATTGCATCGGAATTGTTGGAGAAAGTACAACTTACTGGTTTTGAAAATCGCAGATCCTATGAGATGTCAGGGGGGCAGATCCAAAGGGTAGCCCTTGCAAGAGCCCTGGCCGCAAAGCCAAATGTACTGTTATTAGACGAGCCTTTTTCTAGCCTAGATGTAAATCTTAGGAAAGAGATGCGCAGTCTTGTGTTAAAGCTACAGAAGGAGTTTAAAATCACCACAGTTTTGGTGACTCATGACCGACATGAAGCGCTAACCATGTCCGATAAAGTAGCACTGATGATGGACGGTAAAATTCTACAGTATGATACACCTGAGAAAATTTTTGAATCACCTGTCAGTCGTCAAGTGGCAGATTACTTCGGTGATGTAATTTATATAGATGGTATTGTGAAAGATCATATTTTCCAAAGTGAAATTATCTCATTTAGTGTGGATAAGCCAGACGGTTTATATGAGGTAATGTTTCGTCCTTCGGCAGTCCAAATAATGTCAAATGGTAATAAGAATTTTAGAATCTGCGACCTTAGCTATCAGGGAGAAAACTATAGCGCTAGACTAGAGCATAATGAAACCAAAATCAAGTTGAATACTACTATCCCTTTTCCTTCTCCATATCAAATAGGAGATGTGGTTACCGTACTATTCGATACGAATAGATCAGTCTTGTTCCCTGTTTAA